CGGCGACAATTTTATCGGCAACACACGCCATCATATAGCCACCGCTCGCTGCGACTTTATCCACCGCCACGGTCAGTGGAATCTGTTTTTCCCGCAGACGTTGAAGCTGCGAGGATGCAAGACCGTAGCCATGCACGACGCCACCCGGACTTTCCAGGCGTAAAACCACCTGATCCTGAGGTTTTGCCACCGCCAGCACCGCCGTCACCTCTTCGCGAAGAGACGTGACTTCATGGGCATCCATGCTGCCTTTAAAATCCAGCACATAGACCCGTGGTTTAATGGTTTCCTGATGGCCCTGTTTTGCCTTCGCTTTTGCCGCTTTGGCTTCCTGCTTAAGCTTTTTCTTTTGCGCCTTATGCCATAGCTTCTGCTGATGCCCATCCAGCAACGCCACCGACATGTCCTCCTGCATATCCTTATACTGCTCACTTAAGCGAGTAATGCGCAGTTCACCGCGCTGACGCTTACGCTGCGTCAGATTCACAATCAGTACCGCAACTACCGCTATAGCGATCACCACCGTCGCAATCTTGGCCAAAAACAGACCATATTCAGAAAGTAATTCCACGTGTTCCACCTTGATTTAACCACGAATCTTTCACGACCAGTGTACAACAGCCTGTGCCAGGCGTCTCGATTACGACAATACAGATGCGAGGCGCTTTCAGGAATTTCGTCTTGCGACTGAAATCGTTGCAAATTATTAATTTGGAAGCGTTCTCTCCTGTAGACTGATTGAAATCACCCGCCGTTTCGGGCATAAAGCCAAAAAGCGAAAGAAAAGCAGGCGTCACAGGAGTATTCGTGCACTATCAACCGCAAAAAGATCTACTGCAAAACCGCATTATCCTGGTGACCGGCGCCAGCGACGGCATTGGTCGCGAAGCCGCGCTCACCTATTCCCGCTACGGCGCACAGCTCGTGCTGCTTGGTCGTAATGAAGAGAAGCTGCGCCACGTAGCGCAAGAGATTGCCGATATCAGCGGGGAAATGCCGCGTTGGTATACCCTCGATTTACTGACCTGTACGCCGGATTCCTGTGCGGAACTGGCACAGCGAATCGCAGCACACTACCCGCGGCTGGACGGCGTATTGCACAATGCCGGTTTGCTGGGTGAAGTTCGCCCAATGGATGAGCAAAATCCTGAGATCTGGCAGCAGGTGATGCAGGTCAACGTCAACGGTACGTTCTTCCTCACCCAGGCGCTGCTTCCTTTATTACTCAAATCAGAATCCGGCTCGCTGGTGTTTACCTCATCGAGCGTTGGCCGTCAGGGACGCGCCAACTGGGGCGCTTACGCCGCGTCGAAGTTTGCCACAGAGGGCATGATGCAGGTGTTGGCCGAGGAGTATCAGACCCGCCATCTGCGCGTCAACTGTATTAATCCGGGCGGTACCCGCACCGGTATGCGGGCCAGCGCCTTCCCAACGGAAGATCCGCAAAAGCTCAAAACGCCAGCAGAAATTATGCCGCTTTACCTGTGGTTAATGGGCGATGACAGCCGCCGTAAAACCGGTTTGACCTTTGACGCCCAGCCGGGCCGTAAGCCAGGGATTTCGCAATGAGTGAAGAACGCCATCAGCAACGCCAGCAGAAACTCAAAGAACAGGTCGATGCCAGGGTAGCCGCCGCGCAGGAAGAGCGCGGCATCGTTATCGTCTTTACCGGCAACGGGAAAGGCAAAACCACAGCGGCCTTTGGTACCGCCACCCGCGCCGTCGGTCACGGGCAAAAAGTGGGCGTGATTCAGTTCATCAAAGGCGAATGGCCAAACGGTGAACGCAATCTACTGGAGCCGCATGGTGTGGAGTTTCAGGTCATGGCGACCGGTTTTACCTGGGATACGCAAAACCGTGAAAGCGATACAGCGGCCTGTCTCGCGGTGTGGGAACATGCCAAACGGATGCTGGCCGACCCGGCGCTGAATATGGTCCTGCTGGATGAAATCACTTATATGGTGGCGTACGACTATCTGCCGCTGGAAGAGGTATTGGGCGCACTGAAAAATCGCCCTGCGCATCAGACGGTCATTGTAACCGGACGCGGATGCCATCGGGATATTCTGGAGTTTGCCGATACGGTCAGCGAACTACGCCCGGTCAAACATGCGTTTGATGCCGGAGTTAAAGCGCAAATCGGAATTGACTACTAGATAAGAAAAAACCCGGCTAAGCCGGGTTTGATTTTTAGCCGTTATTATTACGGCTGCCAGATCGGCGCGCGGTGCCAACCTGGGTGTGACGCTTCACCGCACGGCGAATCTGGTTCGCTTTCACGCGGCGACGGTCTTTTTCAACCGCCACTTTGGTGGTGGTTTCTGGCTGCAGTTCCAC
Above is a window of Lelliottia jeotgali DNA encoding:
- a CDS encoding YciK-like oxidoreductase → MHYQPQKDLLQNRIILVTGASDGIGREAALTYSRYGAQLVLLGRNEEKLRHVAQEIADISGEMPRWYTLDLLTCTPDSCAELAQRIAAHYPRLDGVLHNAGLLGEVRPMDEQNPEIWQQVMQVNVNGTFFLTQALLPLLLKSESGSLVFTSSSVGRQGRANWGAYAASKFATEGMMQVLAEEYQTRHLRVNCINPGGTRTGMRASAFPTEDPQKLKTPAEIMPLYLWLMGDDSRRKTGLTFDAQPGRKPGISQ
- a CDS encoding Cob(I)alamin adenosyltransferase; translation: MSEERHQQRQQKLKEQVDARVAAAQEERGIVIVFTGNGKGKTTAAFGTATRAVGHGQKVGVIQFIKGEWPNGERNLLEPHGVEFQVMATGFTWDTQNRESDTAACLAVWEHAKRMLADPALNMVLLDEITYMVAYDYLPLEEVLGALKNRPAHQTVIVTGRGCHRDILEFADTVSELRPVKHAFDAGVKAQIGIDY